Proteins from a single region of Desulfobacter postgatei 2ac9:
- a CDS encoding DUF2179 domain-containing protein translates to MLFLFDSEILLTGLFIFSARVVDVSLGTVRTIVTVQGRAVVAFFLAVIEITIWITAISTIIKQIDQSPILVMFYSLGYACGNVTGILVERKLAFGKIILKVFAVTNGQAIADKIRSMGQPVTIFKGYGMNGPVLELYIACGRRHLKWMLPVINEFDKKIFYVIEPARDMSNILRPTFSPRGGWRSRQKKK, encoded by the coding sequence ATGCTTTTTCTTTTTGATTCAGAAATTCTGCTTACCGGGCTCTTTATTTTCTCTGCCCGTGTTGTCGATGTCTCTTTAGGCACTGTTCGTACTATTGTTACGGTCCAAGGTCGAGCTGTCGTCGCCTTTTTTCTGGCCGTAATTGAGATAACCATCTGGATAACTGCCATCAGCACCATAATCAAGCAGATCGATCAGTCACCGATTTTGGTTATGTTTTACTCCCTGGGGTATGCCTGTGGAAATGTTACAGGAATCCTCGTTGAACGTAAGTTGGCCTTTGGCAAGATCATCCTCAAAGTTTTTGCTGTCACCAATGGACAGGCAATCGCCGATAAAATCCGCAGCATGGGACAACCAGTGACTATCTTTAAGGGCTACGGCATGAATGGCCCAGTTTTGGAGCTGTATATCGCCTGTGGTCGGCGACACCTAAAGTGGATGCTGCCTGTGATCAACGAGTTTGACAAAAAAATTTTTTACGTCATCGAACCGGCCAGAGATATGAGCAACATACTCAGGCCGACCTTTTCACCACGGGGTGGCTGGAGATCTCGACAAAAAAAAAAATAA
- the gap gene encoding type I glyceraldehyde-3-phosphate dehydrogenase — MYKVAINGLGRIGRATLKILLENPKLELVGMNDLLSPDNLAYLLKYDSVYGRYERQVKVGEDNLVIADKKYPLFNEKDPAQLPWGELGVDIVFECTGIFREKEGLQKHLQAGARHVILSSPEKTGEVVSVVHAVNRPEGNPELISCASCTTNCIAPVVEIIGRRIGIKKAIMTTIHAYTSSQSIVDGPRNKWRRGRAAAVNFVPTTTGAAKATTKVLPQYSGKFDGVAVRGPIPVGSLADLVFLTERKTNPEEINSIFMEESKSDRYRGVVGVSEDPIVSSDIIRDSRASIVDPTMTQVVGGDLLKIMSWYDNEWGYSSQMVREAIRMMKAP, encoded by the coding sequence ATGTATAAAGTTGCTATCAATGGATTGGGAAGAATCGGCAGGGCCACACTCAAGATCTTACTGGAGAATCCGAAACTTGAGCTTGTGGGGATGAACGACTTGCTTTCACCGGATAATCTCGCTTATTTGCTGAAATATGATTCGGTCTACGGCCGCTACGAAAGGCAAGTAAAAGTCGGAGAGGATAACCTTGTAATTGCGGATAAAAAATACCCTCTATTCAATGAAAAGGATCCCGCGCAACTTCCCTGGGGCGAGCTTGGAGTTGATATTGTATTTGAGTGTACAGGGATATTTCGGGAAAAAGAAGGATTGCAGAAGCACCTGCAGGCGGGTGCCAGGCATGTGATACTCTCGTCCCCTGAAAAAACGGGCGAAGTTGTATCGGTGGTCCACGCCGTCAATCGACCGGAAGGCAATCCGGAATTGATCTCGTGTGCGAGCTGCACGACCAACTGCATTGCACCGGTGGTCGAAATCATCGGTAGAAGAATTGGGATCAAAAAAGCGATCATGACCACTATTCATGCTTACACCTCCAGTCAGAGCATCGTCGACGGACCAAGAAATAAGTGGCGGCGTGGCAGGGCGGCAGCCGTTAATTTTGTGCCGACCACCACAGGAGCTGCAAAGGCCACAACTAAAGTACTTCCCCAATACAGCGGGAAATTCGATGGTGTCGCGGTGCGTGGCCCGATTCCCGTCGGCTCTCTGGCTGATCTTGTATTTTTGACCGAACGTAAAACGAACCCCGAAGAAATCAACTCCATTTTTATGGAAGAATCCAAAAGTGATCGCTATCGGGGGGTTGTCGGCGTATCCGAAGATCCGATCGTTTCTTCGGATATTATCAGAGATTCGCGTGCATCGATTGTCGATCCGACCATGACCCAGGTGGTGGGTGGCGATCTGTTGAAGATCATGAGCTGGTATGACAATGAATGGGGCTATAGTTCTCAAATGGTGAGGGAAGCCATCAGGATGATGAAGGCACCATGA
- the fabG gene encoding 3-oxoacyl-ACP reductase FabG: protein MFKLTGQVALVTGGAKGIGKGISQTLCKAGAKVIIADIDQQQGAATAQKLGCSFKALDVTSREACRNVIDAVIKDFGKLEIVCSNTGIFPQATLTKMTEAEWDQTQNVNLKGTFFVVQAALAAMRKNGYGRIVITSSITGAITGYPGWSHYGASKAGQLGFMRSVALECAREGITVNAVMPGNILTEGLAAQGEAYLEEMKHSIPTHSLGKPEDIGHAVCFLASKEASFITGQTIIVDGGQVLPESPEALL from the coding sequence ATGTTTAAGTTAACAGGTCAGGTTGCATTGGTGACGGGTGGCGCTAAAGGAATTGGTAAGGGCATTTCACAAACGCTCTGTAAAGCCGGCGCAAAAGTTATTATTGCCGATATTGATCAACAACAGGGTGCGGCCACGGCACAGAAGCTTGGCTGTTCCTTTAAAGCCCTGGATGTTACTTCCCGAGAAGCATGTCGGAACGTGATCGATGCGGTGATTAAAGATTTTGGCAAGCTGGAGATCGTATGTTCCAATACCGGTATATTTCCGCAGGCAACCTTAACAAAAATGACTGAAGCCGAATGGGATCAAACCCAAAACGTCAACTTGAAAGGTACTTTCTTTGTTGTCCAGGCCGCCTTGGCTGCCATGCGCAAAAATGGCTACGGACGCATTGTCATTACATCTTCCATAACCGGCGCAATCACCGGTTATCCGGGCTGGAGTCATTATGGCGCAAGTAAGGCAGGCCAGTTAGGTTTTATGCGCAGTGTTGCTTTGGAATGTGCGCGTGAAGGGATTACCGTAAACGCAGTAATGCCCGGCAATATTTTAACGGAAGGCCTGGCAGCACAGGGCGAGGCTTATCTCGAGGAAATGAAACACAGTATCCCGACCCACAGTTTAGGTAAGCCCGAAGATATTGGCCACGCGGTATGTTTTCTGGCATCAAAAGAAGCCAGTTTCATCACCGGTCAAACCATAATCGTTGATGGGGGACAAGTTCTGCCCGAATCGCCTGAAGCGCTCCTCTAA